Proteins co-encoded in one Arachis hypogaea cultivar Tifrunner chromosome 13, arahy.Tifrunner.gnm2.J5K5, whole genome shotgun sequence genomic window:
- the LOC112792630 gene encoding phloretin 4'-O-glucosyltransferase: protein MPYHHFLLITYPAQGHINPSLQLAKRLINLGARVTVSTTVHVHRRMSDKPSIPGLSFAPFSDGYDDGFTRSDDSSYAHYAAEYKRRGTEFVTDLINSAAEEGQHPFACVLYTFLQNWVAEVARAFHLPAVVLWTQPAVLLDIHYFYFHGYRDYVNEKITQEPSSCSLELPGLPPLQPSRDLPSFYLESNSSTKFRNSFIVSRIEKQFRDLDQEVKPRILANTVEALEPDALRAVDDKLDVIPIGPLIPSAFLDDDQDGGGDSSYGGNIFKRSDDYVEWLDSQAEKSVVYVSFGSFCVLAKKQMEEMARALLDLGHPFLWVIREKVKKEKEREEEEEEELSCKEELEARGKIVEWCSQVEVLSHGSLGCFVTHCGWNSTMESLASGVPMVAFPQWLDQKTNAKLVEDVWKTGVRVDRKEEKEEGVVEAGEIKRCLDMVMGSGEKAKELRENADKWKRLAREAVKEGGSSDKNLRTFLHHVHDLMPQS, encoded by the coding sequence GTCCACGTGCACCGCCGCATGTCCGACAAACCCTCCATCCCCGGCCTCTCCTTCGCCCCCTTCTCCGACGGCTACGACGACGGTTTCACCCGCTCCGATGACTCCAGCTACGCCCACTACGCCGCTGAGTACAAGCGCCGCGGAACCGAGTTCGTCACCGATCTCATAAACTCCGCCGCCGAAGAAGGCCAGCACCCTTTCGCTTGTGTACTCTACACCTTCCTACAAAACTGGGTGGCAGAGGTGGCGCGTGCGTTTCACCTTCCTGCGGTTGTCCTCTGGACTCAACCAGCGGTGCTCTTGGACATCCACTACTTCTACTTTCACGGCTACCGTGACTACGTCAACGAGAAAATTACCCAAGAGCCCTCGTCGTGTTCCTTGGAGCTTCCAGGGTTGCCGCCGTTGCAACCCTCACGTGACCTACCTTCATTTTATTTGGAATCGAATAGTTCGACTAAGTTTCGGAACTCTTTCATTGTTTCACGGATTGAAAAACAGTTTCGAGATCTTGACCAAGAAGTCAAACCAAGAATATTAGCCAACACCGTTGAAGCGTTGGAACCTGATGCCCTGAGGGCCGTTGATGATAAGTTGGACGTGATACCAATCGGGCCGTTGATTCCTTCGGCGTTCTTGGACGATGATCAAGATGGAGGTGGTGACAGTTCGTATGGCGGTAATATCTTCAAACGATCAGATGATTACGTAGAGTGGTTGGATTCGCAGGCGGAGAAATCGGTGGTTTATGTGTCGTTTGGTAGCTTCTGTGTGTTGGCGAAGAAGCAGATGGAGGAAATGGCGCGTGCGTTGTTGGATTTAGGGCATCCATTCTTGTGGGTTATTAGGGAGAAagtaaagaaagagaaagagagagaggaagaggaagaggaagaattaAGCTGCAAAGAGGAATTAGAAGCGAGGGGGAAGATAGTGGAGTGGTGCTCGCAGGTTGAGGTTTTGTCGCATGGCTCATTGGGATGTTTTGTGACACACTGTGGTTGGAATTCGACGATGGAAAGCTTAGCATCTGGGGTACCAATGGTGGCGTTTCCGCAATGGTTGGACCAGAAGACGAATGCGAAGCTAGTAGAAGATGTGTGGAAGACAGGGGTGAGGGTTGATCGTAAggaagagaaggaagaaggggtGGTGGAAGCTGGTGAAATAAAGAGGTGTTTGGATATGGTAATGGGAAGTGGAGAGAAGGCGAAGGAACTGAGAGAGAATGCAGACAAGTGGAAGAGGTTGGCGAGGGAAGCTGTGAAGGAAGGTGGCTCTTCGGACAAGAATCTCAGGACTTTTCTTCATCACGTGCATGACTTAATGCCTCAGAGTTGA
- the LOC112792631 gene encoding phloretin 4'-O-glucosyltransferase has protein sequence MHRHHVLLITYPAQGHINPSLQLAKRLINLGARVTVSTTVHMHRRMSDKPSIRGLSFVPFSDGFDDGFTLSDDSNYDHYMTEYQRRSTEFVTDLINSAAEEGQHPFTCVVYTFLQNWVAEAARAFHLPSVVLWPQPAVLLDIHYYYFHGYRDYINEKITKEPSSCSLELPGLPPLQPSCDLPSFYLESNNSTSKYRNSFIASLIEKQFRHLDQEVKPRILANTFEALEPDALRAVDDKLDVIPIGPLIPSAFLDIEKDGDGDSSYGGNIFKHSNDYVEWLDSQAERSVVYVSFGSFWVLAKKQMEEMARALLDSRHPFLWVIRKKEKKEKEEEEDEELSCREELEARGKIVEWCSQVEVLSHGSLGCFVTHCGWNSTMESLASGVPMVAFPQWVDQKTNAKLIEDVWKTGVRVDREEEEEEGVVEAGEIKRCLDVVMGSGEKAKELRENADKWKMLAREAVKEGGSSEQNLRTFLHQVHDLLPQSR, from the coding sequence ATGCACCGTCACCACGTCCTTCTCATCACATACCCCGCACAAGGCCACATAAACCCTTCCCTCCAGTTAGCAAAGAGGCTCATTAATTTAGGCGCACGTGTTACCGTTTCCACCACCGTCCACATGCACCGCCGTATGTCCGACAAACCCTCCATCCGCGGCCTCTCCTTCGTCCCCTTCTCCGATGGCTTCGACGATGGTTTCACCCTCTCCGATGACTCCAACTATGACCACTACATGACCGAGTACCAGCGCCGCAGCACAGAGTTCGTCACCGATCTCATAAACTCCGCCGCCGAAGAAGGCCAGCACCCTTTCACTTGTGTAGTCTACACCTTCCTACAAAACTGGGTGGCAGAGGCGGCGCGTGCGTTTCACCTTCCCTCGGTTGTGCTCTGGCCTCAACCCGCGGTGCTCTTGGACATCCACTACTACTACTTTCACGGGTACCGTGACTACATCAACGAGAAAATTACCAAAGAGCCCTCGTCGTGTTCCTTGGAGCTTCCAGGGTTGCCGCCGTTGCAACCCTCATGTGACCTACCTTCGTTTTATTTGGAATCAAATAATTCGACTAGTAAGTATCGGAACTCTTTCATTGCTTCGCTGATTGAAAAACAGTTTCGACATCTTGATCAAGAAGTCAAACCAAGAATATTAGCCAACACCTTTGAAGCGTTGGAACCTGATGCCCTGAGGGCCGTTGATGATAAATTGGACGTGATACCAATCGGGCCGTTGATTCCGTCGGCGTTCTTGGACATTGAAAAAGATGGCGATGGTGATAGTTCCTATGGCGGTAATATTTTCAAACACTCAAATGATTACGTAGAGTGGTTGGACTCACAGGCGGAGAGATCGGTGGTTTATGTGTCGTTTGGAAGCTTCTGGGTGTTGGCGAAGAAGCAGATGGAGGAAATGGCGCGTGCTTTGTTGGATTCAAGGCATCCATTCTTGTGGGTTAttaggaagaaagaaaagaaagagaaagaggaagaggaagatgaagagttaAGCTGCAGAGAGGAGTTAGAAGCGAGGGGGAAGATAGTGGAGTGGTGCTCGCAGGTGGAGGTTTTGTCGCATGGATCGTTGGGATGTTTTGTGACACACTGTGGTTGGAATTCGACGATGGAAAGCTTAGCATCTGGGGTACCAATGGTGGCGTTTCCGCAGTGGGTGGACCAGAAGACGAATGCGAAGCTAATAGAAGATGTGTGGAAGACAGGGGTGAGGGTGGAtcgtgaggaggaggaggaagaaggggTGGTAGAAGCTGGTGAAATAAAGAGGTGTCTGGATGTGGTGATGGGAAGTGGAGAGAAGGCGAAGGAACTGAGAGAGAATGCAGACAAGTGGAAGATGTTGGCAAGGGAAGCTGTGAAGGAAGGTGGCTCTTCGGAGCAGAATCTCAGGACTTTTCTTCATCAAGTGCATGACTTACTGCCTCAAAGTAGATGA